Proteins from a genomic interval of Lelliottia amnigena:
- the dgoD_2 gene encoding galactonate dehydratase, giving the protein MAKVLIKELEQYRPLFIEEPVLAEQAEYYPKLAAQTHIPIAAGERMFSRFEFKRVLEAGGLAILQPDLSHAGGITECYKIAGMAEAYDVALAPHCPLGPIALAACLHVDFVSRNAVFQEQSMGIHYNKARNCSIL; this is encoded by the coding sequence ATGGCGAAAGTGCTGATCAAAGAACTTGAGCAATATCGCCCGCTGTTTATCGAAGAACCCGTGCTGGCGGAACAGGCCGAGTACTATCCGAAACTGGCGGCGCAAACCCATATTCCGATTGCGGCGGGCGAACGTATGTTCTCGCGCTTCGAATTCAAACGCGTGCTTGAAGCGGGTGGCCTGGCGATTCTGCAGCCGGATCTGTCACACGCAGGCGGTATCACCGAATGCTACAAAATCGCCGGGATGGCGGAAGCCTACGACGTGGCATTAGCGCCGCATTGCCCACTGGGACCGATCGCACTGGCGGCCTGTCTGCACGTGGACTTCGTTTCGCGCAACGCAGTGTTCCAGGAACAGAGCATGGGCATTCACTATAACAAGGCGCGGAACTGCTCGATTTTGTGA
- the dgoT gene encoding D-galactonate transporter yields the protein MDIPVTAAKPGRRRYLTLIMIFITVVICYVDRANLAVASAHIQEEFGITKSEMGYVFSAFAWLYTLCQIPGGWFLDRVGSRLTYFIAIFGWSVATLFQGFATGLMSLIGLRAITGIFEAPAFPTNNRMVTSWFPEHERASAVGFYTSGQFVGLAFLTPLLIWIQELLSWHWVFIVTGGIGIIWSFIWIKVYQPPRLTKSITKAELEYIRDGGGLIDGDAPVKKESRQPMTKADWKLVFNRKLVGVYIGQFAVTSTLWFFLTWFPNYLTQEKGITALKAGFMTTVPFLAAFFGVLLSGWLADKLVKKGYSLGVARKTPIICGLLISTCIMGANYTNDPVWIMTLMAIAFFGNGFASITWSLVSSLAPMRLIGLTGGVFNFVGGLGGITVPLVVGYLAQDYGFGPALVYIAAVALIGALSYILLVGDVKRVG from the coding sequence ATGGATATTCCAGTTACTGCTGCAAAACCAGGGCGTCGCCGCTATCTGACGCTGATTATGATCTTTATTACCGTGGTGATTTGCTACGTCGACCGCGCCAACCTTGCCGTTGCGTCGGCCCATATTCAGGAAGAATTTGGCATCACTAAATCGGAAATGGGCTACGTCTTTTCCGCGTTTGCCTGGCTGTATACGCTCTGCCAAATTCCCGGCGGCTGGTTCCTTGACCGCGTGGGTTCACGATTGACCTATTTTATCGCGATATTTGGCTGGTCAGTGGCGACGCTCTTCCAGGGTTTTGCGACCGGTTTAATGTCGCTGATTGGCCTGCGTGCCATCACCGGCATTTTTGAAGCACCGGCGTTCCCGACCAATAACCGGATGGTCACCAGCTGGTTCCCGGAGCACGAACGCGCTTCTGCCGTGGGCTTTTACACCTCGGGGCAATTTGTCGGCCTGGCCTTCCTGACGCCGCTGCTGATCTGGATTCAGGAACTGCTGAGCTGGCATTGGGTGTTTATTGTCACCGGCGGTATCGGCATTATCTGGTCGTTTATCTGGATTAAGGTTTATCAGCCGCCGCGCCTGACCAAAAGCATCACCAAAGCCGAGCTGGAGTACATTCGTGACGGTGGCGGTCTGATCGATGGCGACGCGCCCGTCAAAAAAGAATCGCGCCAGCCGATGACCAAAGCGGACTGGAAACTGGTCTTCAACCGCAAGCTGGTGGGGGTCTACATCGGGCAGTTTGCGGTCACGTCAACGCTGTGGTTCTTCCTGACCTGGTTCCCGAACTATCTGACGCAGGAAAAAGGCATTACCGCGCTGAAAGCCGGATTCATGACCACCGTACCGTTCCTGGCGGCGTTCTTCGGCGTGCTGCTTTCGGGCTGGCTGGCCGATAAGCTGGTGAAAAAAGGGTATTCGCTGGGTGTGGCGCGTAAAACGCCCATTATCTGCGGCCTGCTGATTTCGACCTGCATTATGGGCGCAAACTACACCAACGATCCGGTGTGGATTATGACCCTGATGGCGATTGCGTTCTTCGGTAACGGCTTTGCGTCGATCACCTGGTCGCTGGTTTCATCGCTTGCGCCGATGCGTCTGATCGGCCTGACGGGCGGCGTGTTTAACTTCGTCGGCGGCCTCGGCGGGATCACGGTTCCGCTGGTGGTAGGCTATCTGGCGCAGGATTACGGCTTTGGCCCGGCGCTGGTGTATATCGCTGCCGTGGCGCTGATTGGCGCACTCTCTTACATCCTGCTGGTTGGCGATGTGAAACGTGTAGGCTAA
- the dgoD_1 gene encoding galactonate dehydratase, whose translation MKITNITTYRLPPRWMFLKIETDEGVVGWGEPVIEGRARTVEAAVHELKEYLIGQDPARINDLWQVMYRAGFYRGGPILMSAIAGIDQALWDIKGKVLNAPVWQLMGGLVRDKIKAYSWVGGDRPAEVIDGIKTLRNIGFDTFKLNGCEEMGIIDNSRAVDKAVNTVAQIREAFGNEIEFGLDFHGSRQRPDGESADQRT comes from the coding sequence ATGAAAATAACCAACATCACCACGTACCGTTTACCCCCGCGCTGGATGTTTTTGAAAATCGAAACTGACGAAGGCGTCGTTGGCTGGGGCGAGCCGGTCATCGAAGGCCGCGCACGTACCGTCGAAGCGGCGGTACATGAGCTAAAAGAATATTTAATTGGTCAGGACCCGGCGCGCATCAACGACCTGTGGCAAGTCATGTACCGCGCAGGTTTTTACCGCGGCGGCCCGATTCTGATGAGCGCTATCGCGGGTATCGATCAGGCGCTGTGGGACATCAAAGGCAAAGTGCTGAACGCGCCGGTATGGCAGCTGATGGGCGGTTTGGTTCGCGACAAAATAAAAGCCTACAGCTGGGTCGGCGGTGATCGTCCGGCGGAAGTGATCGACGGGATTAAAACTCTGCGCAACATCGGCTTTGATACCTTCAAGCTGAACGGCTGCGAAGAGATGGGCATCATTGATAACTCGCGCGCGGTGGACAAAGCGGTGAATACCGTAGCGCAGATCCGCGAAGCTTTCGGCAATGAAATTGAATTTGGTCTCGATTTCCACGGGTCGCGTCAGCGCCCCGATGGCGAAAGTGCTGATCAAAGAACTTGA
- the dgoD_3 gene encoding galactonate dehydratase yields MKNKEDFNMEGGFFKPLTKPGLGVEIDEAKVIELSKNAPDWRNPLWRHEDGSVAEW; encoded by the coding sequence GTGAAAAACAAAGAAGACTTCAACATGGAAGGCGGTTTCTTTAAACCGTTAACGAAGCCAGGACTGGGCGTGGAAATCGATGAAGCCAAAGTCATTGAGCTGAGTAAAAATGCGCCGGACTGGCGTAATCCGTTGTGGCGGCATGAAGATGGATCGGTCGCAGAATGGTAA
- a CDS encoding ATP/GTP-binding protein has product MKQITFAPRHHQLTNINTWTADSHWLVFDVRPSGASFTGETIERVNVETGECEVIYRSGHGAHVGVVTVHPTDDKYVFIHGPENPDASWQYDFHHRQGVTVQNAQVENLDAMDITAPYTPGALRGGSHVHVFSPNGQFVSFTYNDHVLHERDAKLDLRNVGVAAPFGPVTPCGNHPREYAGAFWSVLVSRTTPTPVPDSDEINRAYEEGWVGNDRVAFIGDTLSKSGEKVPELFIVDLPKDEQGWKRAGREPLEGTAEKMPAPPAGVVQRRLTFTHQNRFPGLVNIPRHWVRTHPQATEIAFLMRDEFGVVQLWLIAPEGGEPRQLTHHASDIQSAFNWHPSGDALGFVLENRIALADSHTGKVTFLTSDHGNPPSGDAIVFSPDGQFIAWMEETAGFRQLWVTETGK; this is encoded by the coding sequence ATGAAACAAATCACGTTCGCTCCCCGCCATCATCAACTCACCAATATCAATACCTGGACTGCCGACAGCCACTGGCTGGTGTTTGACGTGCGTCCGTCCGGCGCGTCGTTTACCGGCGAAACCATTGAACGTGTGAATGTCGAAACAGGTGAGTGCGAGGTGATTTATCGTTCCGGCCATGGCGCGCACGTTGGCGTGGTGACCGTTCATCCGACCGATGACAAATACGTATTTATCCACGGCCCGGAAAATCCGGATGCGAGCTGGCAGTACGATTTTCATCATCGCCAGGGTGTGACGGTGCAAAACGCGCAGGTAGAAAATCTCGACGCAATGGACATCACCGCGCCCTACACGCCCGGTGCGCTGCGCGGCGGCAGCCATGTCCATGTATTTAGTCCCAACGGCCAGTTTGTTAGTTTTACCTACAACGACCATGTGCTGCACGAGCGCGATGCAAAACTCGATTTACGCAACGTGGGCGTGGCCGCACCCTTTGGCCCGGTAACGCCGTGCGGCAATCATCCGCGAGAATATGCAGGCGCATTCTGGAGCGTGCTGGTGAGCCGCACGACGCCAACGCCAGTGCCAGACAGCGATGAGATCAACCGCGCTTATGAAGAGGGGTGGGTGGGTAACGATCGTGTGGCGTTTATCGGCGATACGCTGAGTAAAAGCGGCGAAAAAGTGCCAGAACTGTTTATTGTCGATCTGCCAAAAGACGAGCAGGGCTGGAAACGCGCAGGCCGTGAGCCGCTGGAAGGAACGGCTGAGAAGATGCCCGCACCGCCTGCCGGCGTGGTGCAACGGCGTTTAACCTTTACCCATCAAAATCGTTTTCCCGGTCTGGTCAATATCCCGCGTCACTGGGTGCGTACTCATCCGCAGGCCACAGAAATTGCGTTCCTGATGCGTGATGAGTTCGGTGTGGTGCAACTATGGCTGATCGCACCAGAAGGCGGAGAACCGCGCCAACTGACGCATCACGCCAGCGACATTCAGTCGGCGTTTAACTGGCATCCGTCGGGCGACGCGCTGGGGTTTGTGCTGGAAAATCGCATTGCGCTTGCGGATTCACACACCGGGAAAGTGACCTTTTTGACATCCGATCACGGTAATCCACCGTCAGGTGACGCCATCGTCTTTTCGCCGGATGGACAGTTTATTGCGTGGATGGAAGAGACTGCCGGTTTCCGTCAACTTTGGGTAACGGAAACCGGAAAGTAA